In Calothrix sp. PCC 7507, one DNA window encodes the following:
- a CDS encoding M23 family metallopeptidase, which translates to MAFPYRLVFLCSLISSLGLVSTLPKSQSAYAVGSCPTPALSRFQRHVVVRGETLESIAQRYNLLPETIIGMNTVVKNGTVTVGSELQIPPYNGIVVEVPRGQTWRQVAAAYKVRADALFEVNGCQQDPKIVFIPGVNWSPNRPLTKSPTPTPVDVPISRAALTGYPLPEVATVALPYGWQINPATGDVFFHSGVDLSAKVGTNVQAIAPGIVAFANEQGSYGKLVIINHSGGMQTRYAQLDTIKVTVGQQVKQGEELGTVGTSGQPTSSQPHLHFEVRASSSLGWVAEDPKSHLIK; encoded by the coding sequence ATGGCTTTTCCCTATCGTCTGGTGTTTCTCTGTAGTTTAATCAGTTCCTTGGGGCTAGTATCCACACTCCCAAAGTCACAAAGCGCTTATGCAGTGGGGAGTTGCCCAACTCCGGCCTTATCTCGCTTCCAGCGTCATGTAGTAGTTCGTGGTGAGACTTTGGAGAGTATAGCGCAGCGCTATAACCTCCTACCTGAAACTATTATCGGCATGAATACAGTTGTAAAAAATGGCACAGTTACCGTTGGTAGTGAACTGCAGATTCCTCCCTACAACGGGATTGTTGTCGAAGTACCACGTGGTCAAACTTGGCGACAAGTAGCAGCGGCGTATAAAGTTCGTGCTGATGCCCTGTTTGAAGTGAATGGCTGCCAACAAGACCCTAAAATTGTGTTTATTCCAGGAGTAAATTGGTCGCCAAATCGTCCTTTAACGAAGTCCCCGACTCCAACCCCTGTTGATGTGCCAATCAGCCGTGCTGCCCTAACTGGATACCCTTTGCCAGAAGTAGCAACTGTGGCGTTACCTTATGGCTGGCAAATTAATCCCGCAACAGGTGATGTATTCTTCCATAGCGGGGTAGATTTATCTGCTAAAGTAGGCACCAATGTACAAGCGATCGCCCCTGGAATTGTAGCCTTTGCTAATGAACAAGGTTCCTATGGCAAGTTGGTCATCATCAACCACAGTGGCGGAATGCAAACCCGCTATGCCCAACTTGACACTATCAAAGTTACCGTTGGTCAACAAGTCAAACAGGGAGAAGAACTAGGAACCGTCGGTACCAGTGGACAACCAACTTCCAGTCAACCACACTTACATTTTGAAGTACGTGCTAGCTCATCTCTCGGTTGGGTAGCAGAAGATCCCAAGAGTCATTTGATCAAGTAA
- a CDS encoding HhoA/HhoB/HtrA family serine endopeptidase, protein MKLSLKQLAVYLSLVVIGGGAGLLGSRYLMPEHYSFRQLRNVTVALPPESVAPNPASGAIGSTGGDNVNFIATAVQKVGPAVVRINATRKVPNPISDALKNPLLRRFFGENEQPIPEERIERGTGSGFILSTNGELLTNAHVVADTDTVLVTLKDGRSFEGKVVGVDTVTDVAVVKIPANKLPTVKLGNSQNLIPGQWAIAIGNPLGLDNTVTIGIISATDRTSAQVGVPEKRVSFIQTDAAINPGNSGGPLLNAQGEVIGVNTAIRADAQGLGFAIPIETAARIANELFTKGRVEHPFLGIEMTDLSPTKKQQINQENKLNIQQDVGIVIKGVLDNSPAKRGGLLPGDLIQKVNGKPVKTAAQVQKLVESSSVGDVLQVEVNRNGKTQTFSIQSGAYPQKK, encoded by the coding sequence ATGAAGTTATCCCTGAAGCAACTGGCCGTTTATCTATCTTTAGTGGTGATTGGCGGCGGTGCAGGTTTGTTAGGTAGTCGCTATCTTATGCCAGAACATTACTCTTTTCGGCAGCTAAGAAATGTGACTGTGGCTTTGCCTCCAGAGTCTGTAGCGCCTAATCCTGCGAGTGGGGCAATTGGTTCTACTGGTGGTGATAATGTGAATTTTATTGCCACGGCTGTGCAAAAAGTCGGCCCGGCAGTGGTGCGAATTAATGCTACGCGCAAAGTGCCAAATCCTATCTCTGACGCTTTGAAAAATCCCCTGTTGCGCCGATTTTTTGGCGAGAATGAGCAACCAATCCCGGAAGAGCGAATTGAGCGGGGTACGGGATCAGGATTTATTTTGAGTACTAATGGCGAATTATTGACTAACGCTCATGTAGTGGCAGATACTGATACGGTGCTGGTGACTCTGAAGGATGGTCGAAGTTTTGAGGGGAAGGTGGTAGGAGTTGATACTGTTACAGATGTGGCCGTAGTCAAAATCCCAGCTAATAAATTGCCGACAGTGAAACTGGGAAATTCACAAAATTTGATTCCCGGACAGTGGGCGATCGCTATTGGCAATCCTCTCGGTTTAGATAATACTGTCACCATCGGCATCATCAGCGCCACAGACCGTACCAGCGCTCAGGTGGGTGTGCCAGAGAAACGAGTCAGCTTTATTCAAACTGATGCGGCAATTAATCCTGGTAACTCCGGTGGACCTTTGTTAAATGCCCAAGGGGAAGTAATTGGTGTGAATACTGCTATCCGCGCTGATGCTCAAGGATTGGGTTTTGCTATCCCTATAGAAACCGCTGCTCGCATTGCTAATGAACTGTTTACCAAAGGGCGTGTCGAGCATCCTTTCTTGGGGATTGAAATGACAGACCTTTCTCCCACCAAAAAACAGCAGATTAATCAAGAAAATAAGCTCAACATTCAGCAGGATGTCGGCATTGTAATTAAGGGAGTGCTGGACAATTCACCAGCAAAACGGGGCGGACTGCTGCCTGGAGACTTGATTCAAAAAGTTAATGGCAAACCAGTTAAAACCGCAGCCCAAGTCCAAAAGTTGGTCGAATCTAGTTCAGTCGGAGATGTCCTGCAAGTCGAAGTCAACCGCAATGGTAAAACTCAAACTTTCAGTATCCAGTCAGGGGCTTATCCTCAAAAGAAATAG
- a CDS encoding DUF760 domain-containing protein, with protein MVFDPNFLNDNSEEHPNQLLNDHFEEQPNPLLKYLQHQSPEVLARVAQSVSPEIKQIISQNVQGLVGMLPAENFNVQITTDRDNLAGLLASAMMTGYFLRQMEQRMHLEHLSSQ; from the coding sequence ATGGTGTTTGATCCCAACTTTTTGAATGACAACTCTGAGGAACACCCGAATCAGCTTCTGAATGACCACTTTGAGGAACAACCCAACCCGTTACTCAAATATCTACAGCATCAGTCGCCTGAAGTTTTAGCCCGTGTCGCCCAGTCTGTTAGTCCCGAAATTAAACAAATTATTTCGCAAAACGTCCAAGGGCTAGTGGGAATGTTACCCGCAGAAAACTTCAACGTGCAAATTACAACAGACCGGGATAACTTAGCAGGTCTTTTGGCATCGGCGATGATGACGGGGTATTTCTTGCGTCAGATGGAACAAAGAATGCATTTAGAGCATTTATCTAGTCAATAG
- the scpB gene encoding SMC-Scp complex subunit ScpB: MNTATATKIEAILYLKGKPLSLGEIAEYAACDRATVEEGIMELIDDYARRDTALEVVETPNGYSLQLRSDFHDLVQTLIPVELGLGALRTLAAIALNSPVLQSDLINLRGSGVYQHVPELVELGFVRKRRDNDSRSYSLQITPKFHQYFQIEQLPQILATNQKEEQLELDLELVPQGGSQKSKVKSNME; the protein is encoded by the coding sequence ATGAATACAGCCACAGCGACGAAGATAGAAGCAATTCTCTATTTAAAGGGCAAGCCCCTGTCGCTCGGCGAAATCGCCGAGTATGCCGCGTGCGATCGCGCCACCGTTGAAGAAGGCATCATGGAACTAATTGATGACTATGCCCGCCGCGATACAGCCCTAGAAGTTGTAGAAACGCCAAATGGTTATAGTTTGCAACTGCGTTCTGACTTTCATGACCTAGTGCAAACACTGATTCCAGTAGAATTAGGCTTAGGAGCATTGCGAACATTAGCAGCGATCGCCCTCAATAGTCCCGTACTTCAAAGCGACTTAATTAACCTACGCGGTTCCGGAGTTTATCAACATGTTCCAGAACTAGTGGAACTAGGCTTTGTTCGGAAACGCCGAGACAATGATTCTCGGTCATACTCACTACAAATTACGCCAAAATTCCATCAGTATTTTCAAATCGAACAACTTCCTCAAATCCTAGCCACCAACCAGAAGGAAGAACAACTAGAACTCGATTTAGAACTAGTACCGCAAGGCGGAAGTCAAAAGTCAAAAGTCAAAAGTAATATGGAGTAA
- the ispD gene encoding 2-C-methyl-D-erythritol 4-phosphate cytidylyltransferase, with amino-acid sequence MYLLIPAAGTGRRMGSDRNKLLLTVRSQPIIAWTLKAADAASAISWIGIISQPTDWDDFRGILADLKLSKPVELIRGGSTRQESVYNGLQALPAATEQVLIHDGARCLATPELLNSCAQAIHHCSGLIAAVPVKDTIKVVDENGVIQSTPDRRQLWAAQTPQGFDVNLLKQCHAEGVRQGWEVTDDAALFEKCGIEVQIVQGEETNLKVTTPQDLAIAEFILRSRGL; translated from the coding sequence GTGTATTTACTAATTCCGGCTGCAGGAACGGGACGAAGAATGGGGAGCGATCGCAATAAACTACTACTAACAGTGCGATCGCAACCAATTATTGCTTGGACTCTCAAAGCCGCAGATGCAGCCAGTGCAATCAGCTGGATTGGGATTATTTCCCAACCCACTGATTGGGATGACTTCAGGGGAATTCTCGCTGACTTAAAGCTGAGTAAACCCGTAGAATTAATTCGTGGTGGCTCCACCCGCCAAGAATCTGTTTATAATGGCTTGCAAGCGTTACCAGCAGCCACCGAGCAAGTTTTGATTCACGATGGCGCTAGATGTCTCGCCACACCAGAATTACTCAACTCTTGTGCCCAGGCTATTCACCACTGTTCGGGATTGATTGCTGCTGTACCTGTCAAAGACACCATCAAAGTAGTTGATGAAAATGGTGTAATTCAGAGTACACCCGACCGCAGACAACTGTGGGCAGCCCAGACTCCCCAAGGATTTGATGTTAATTTGTTAAAACAGTGCCACGCTGAAGGAGTCCGTCAAGGTTGGGAAGTAACTGACGATGCTGCCTTGTTTGAAAAGTGTGGCATTGAAGTCCAAATCGTTCAGGGAGAGGAAACAAATTTGAAAGTAACCACTCCGCAAGATTTAGCGATCGCAGAATTTATCCTGAGAAGCAGAGGTTTGTGA
- a CDS encoding glycosyltransferase family 9 protein — MRVVALVPGGIGDQILFFPTLDNLQRYYPNAQIDVVVEPRSKAAYRVSKSVHEVLTFDYKDRNSLADWSNLVGSIRDREYDTAIALEQSWLVGLLLWLTGIPTRIGYQGKGSVFLTNPVPFKTSQYVAAAYHDLLQPLGIESPYPELAVNIPKPDIEWAQNEQKRLGVHETGYVLIYGGSKQSSPTQDQDTIYPVDKWQQIIQEFQHKQPDLPIVLIKTPEDEEFVRSLLDSSPNVKVTSPDDIGKLAAIVGGASLMLTTDSVPLQLSVAVQTYTIALFGPTDPAKVLPKSDKFLAIKSPTGKVADISPQVVLQKIWGG; from the coding sequence ATGCGAGTAGTAGCCCTTGTACCTGGCGGAATTGGCGATCAGATTCTCTTTTTTCCGACTCTAGATAACCTGCAGCGCTATTACCCAAACGCGCAGATAGATGTCGTAGTAGAACCCCGGTCAAAGGCTGCTTACCGGGTGAGCAAGTCAGTTCACGAGGTACTGACCTTTGATTACAAAGACCGTAATAGTCTAGCTGACTGGAGCAACTTGGTAGGTTCGATTCGCGATCGCGAGTATGATACTGCCATTGCTCTGGAGCAAAGCTGGTTGGTTGGCCTTTTATTATGGTTAACCGGCATTCCCACACGCATTGGCTATCAAGGTAAAGGGTCTGTTTTTCTCACTAACCCTGTACCATTTAAAACATCTCAGTATGTGGCCGCAGCTTATCATGACCTGCTACAACCACTGGGTATTGAATCACCTTACCCAGAACTGGCGGTGAATATACCTAAACCAGATATTGAGTGGGCACAAAATGAACAAAAACGCTTAGGGGTGCATGAAACAGGTTATGTCTTGATTTATGGTGGTTCCAAGCAGTCATCCCCGACTCAAGATCAGGACACAATCTATCCTGTGGACAAGTGGCAGCAAATTATTCAAGAATTCCAACATAAGCAACCCGATTTGCCTATAGTGCTCATTAAAACACCCGAAGATGAAGAATTTGTGCGATCGCTTTTAGATTCATCTCCAAATGTGAAAGTAACTTCCCCAGATGATATTGGTAAGTTAGCTGCGATCGTTGGCGGAGCGAGTTTGATGTTGACTACCGACAGCGTACCCCTACAACTCAGCGTAGCAGTACAGACTTATACCATCGCCCTATTTGGCCCCACAGACCCAGCAAAGGTACTGCCAAAAAGTGATAAATTCCTAGCTATTAAATCCCCCACGGGCAAAGTAGCAGATATTTCACCTCAAGTAGTTCTACAGAAAATCTGGGGTGGTTAA
- a CDS encoding CRR6 family NdhI maturation factor: MTIKIAINTDSINNLDLSPASTVMEKLQQDGAIASHEQHLQFEINYALEPGDPRELSEVPEVRLWFLRLDARYPWLPFLLDWKVGEFARYTAMLVPHQFNPKEGIQYNPEALEIFLMHKIFILSDWLKQQSIPSQSRLKSMAQMLGYELEDDFFAIL; the protein is encoded by the coding sequence ATGACAATAAAAATCGCCATCAATACTGACTCCATTAACAATCTTGACCTATCACCCGCATCAACGGTGATGGAAAAATTACAGCAAGACGGGGCGATCGCATCCCATGAACAGCATTTGCAGTTTGAGATCAACTATGCCCTAGAACCTGGTGATCCACGAGAACTGTCAGAAGTACCAGAAGTGCGACTGTGGTTTCTCCGTTTGGATGCGCGTTATCCCTGGTTACCGTTTTTACTAGATTGGAAAGTTGGGGAATTTGCTCGATATACCGCCATGCTTGTACCGCACCAGTTCAATCCCAAAGAAGGCATTCAGTATAATCCCGAAGCCTTAGAGATATTTTTGATGCATAAAATCTTTATTTTGAGTGATTGGCTCAAACAACAGAGTATTCCTAGTCAATCGCGACTGAAGTCGATGGCGCAAATGCTAGGTTATGAATTAGAAGATGATTTTTTTGCAATATTGTAA
- a CDS encoding Fur family transcriptional regulator — MQKQEISTQPIRSLEDAIEKCQVLGMRVSRQRRFILELLWQANEHLSAREIYDRLNHQGKEIGHTSVYQNLEALSSQGIIECIERCDGRLYGNISDSHSHVNCLDTNQILDLHIELPEDFIRQVEQQTGVRITDYSINFYGYRNPQERQ, encoded by the coding sequence ATGCAAAAGCAAGAAATATCTACACAACCAATTCGTTCTCTAGAAGATGCTATAGAAAAGTGTCAAGTACTGGGTATGCGCGTCAGCCGCCAGCGTCGGTTTATTTTGGAACTGCTTTGGCAAGCAAATGAACATCTATCTGCTAGAGAAATATACGATCGCTTAAACCACCAAGGCAAAGAAATCGGCCATACTTCCGTCTATCAAAACTTAGAAGCGTTATCCAGTCAGGGCATCATTGAATGTATTGAACGCTGTGACGGACGTTTATACGGTAATATTAGCGACTCTCACAGTCATGTCAACTGTCTTGATACTAATCAAATCCTTGACTTGCATATAGAACTACCAGAAGATTTTATTCGTCAAGTTGAACAGCAAACAGGAGTGCGGATTACTGACTACAGTATTAACTTTTATGGTTATCGCAACCCGCAAGAAAGGCAATAG
- a CDS encoding pentapeptide repeat-containing protein, protein MNLSIRHWLAERYIEIHQIKELSVGQIAGVAFRIIQDMEVKSLIPLDICTVTEVLELPLGVVWPEITVIALLTENLLRSLSQKKPLKRNEGTWLAFQIAYLRALEQVLDQEASLQKPWIDRAMIWNKATNKQIAAFADGELHEVDIPKPPLTPKPLQDAQLHGLLKTLNPGKLTDTQAEQALSLVADSLLVQQMNSATVAWLVTNGTEEVEAKLLTQRLGHALPGYLLRVIAENAAPLAQLQKFVCLGSSLSCSITPEVGSLATASPTVDDKIDLYREQYRASLLQNLSIPLLTESFALKDIYIPLTGLPIEGSSSEQLKKISSPIDLRIWAQQQLDDLETVAVIESDAGYGKTSFCEFWAAKVARELYPTWMPIIIRLRDIKYGNTLESTLNSGFPFHSQTNLATWLKQNHPRCLLLLDGLDELPPSDQGKRSKVIFIEDLLRLQSQGRHKIVLTSRTETLQEIIPELLLLSKRIAIQPFDVEGLKQWFQQWAAVQSLPIAQNYFTFLKQAGLFANNSKLPELSAFVRQPLMLYLLGILHRDGLFDGELLQLAANSQNSTSATLLWEIHQRLSRWLLGYPLTGGIKTILLRSGSAHIHRSQAAIANLLSDRHPQDLLDQIQAIALKILHSDRHQVNLAGEFQPNTLPAFYFRTSESTLNTEFTHPKLGEYLCAEAIATQLKTLTQRQESANGTVNFILESPSSVAQHLYNLLGYGILRQEIAALAIAGLQYLQKWEFSFAVLSQRLESFWHAYCQGRWLDEGIAHKALTHFHTLQNPINVEQVNAAVGLNVFLLLSACYRQQKAPFCPCGNPANSAQFHPQALHMLIARTAVLSKNAFAGRISSQFLAGINLSGAYLLQVTLAGANLEQTNLSDAVLCGANLAGANLTGANLAGANLTNANLAGANLTNANLTVANLAGANLTGANLAGTNLTHACVFATTFSDTDKEIATFNGAIVSLEQFQSLKQLLSQHSLRNITKAIANTDAWVKNLPDLVLIESVEGEPILPVDLHHDLAEDETILSLIPHEHS, encoded by the coding sequence ATGAACCTTAGTATTCGCCATTGGTTGGCAGAACGCTATATCGAAATCCATCAAATTAAAGAATTATCGGTAGGACAAATCGCAGGGGTAGCCTTCCGTATTATTCAGGATATGGAAGTCAAAAGTCTTATACCATTAGATATCTGTACTGTGACAGAGGTCTTAGAACTACCCTTAGGCGTTGTTTGGCCGGAAATCACAGTTATTGCACTGTTGACTGAAAACCTCTTGCGTAGTCTGAGCCAAAAAAAACCTTTAAAACGCAATGAAGGTACATGGCTGGCGTTTCAAATAGCTTATCTCCGGGCTTTAGAACAAGTTTTAGATCAGGAAGCCAGCCTGCAAAAACCCTGGATAGACAGGGCTATGATTTGGAACAAGGCGACAAACAAACAAATTGCTGCTTTCGCTGACGGAGAACTCCATGAAGTGGATATCCCAAAGCCTCCTCTAACTCCAAAACCCCTGCAAGATGCACAACTACATGGGTTACTGAAAACTCTTAACCCCGGAAAACTTACAGATACTCAAGCCGAACAAGCACTTTCTTTAGTAGCAGACTCATTGCTGGTACAACAGATGAACAGTGCTACTGTTGCTTGGTTAGTCACCAACGGTACGGAGGAAGTTGAAGCTAAACTGTTAACCCAACGTTTAGGACATGCACTTCCTGGATATTTATTAAGAGTCATCGCTGAAAATGCTGCTCCCTTAGCCCAACTGCAAAAATTTGTTTGCTTGGGAAGTTCATTAAGCTGTTCCATAACTCCAGAAGTTGGATCTTTAGCAACAGCTAGCCCTACAGTGGATGACAAAATTGATTTATACCGAGAACAGTACCGTGCCAGTTTGCTGCAAAATCTCAGTATACCGTTGCTCACGGAATCTTTTGCTCTTAAGGATATTTACATTCCCCTCACAGGTTTGCCAATAGAGGGAAGCAGTTCTGAGCAACTAAAAAAAATCAGTTCCCCAATTGATTTGAGGATATGGGCGCAGCAACAGCTAGATGATTTAGAAACTGTAGCGGTAATTGAATCGGATGCTGGTTACGGCAAAACCAGTTTTTGTGAATTTTGGGCGGCAAAAGTGGCACGGGAACTTTACCCTACATGGATGCCGATTATAATTCGACTACGGGACATAAAATATGGCAACACTCTAGAATCAACCCTCAATTCTGGGTTTCCGTTTCATTCCCAGACAAATCTTGCTACTTGGTTAAAGCAAAATCATCCTCGATGTCTTTTGCTGCTGGATGGACTAGATGAATTACCACCCTCCGATCAGGGTAAAAGATCCAAAGTAATTTTTATTGAAGATTTGCTGCGTTTGCAGTCGCAAGGGCGGCATAAGATTGTGTTGACAAGTCGGACGGAGACTCTACAGGAAATTATCCCGGAATTACTGCTATTGTCGAAAAGAATAGCTATCCAACCCTTTGATGTAGAAGGATTAAAACAGTGGTTCCAACAGTGGGCCGCAGTCCAATCTTTACCCATTGCCCAAAACTACTTTACCTTTCTCAAACAGGCAGGCTTATTTGCCAATAATTCTAAGTTGCCAGAACTCTCTGCCTTTGTTCGTCAACCGCTGATGTTGTATTTGTTAGGGATTTTACACCGTGACGGATTGTTCGATGGTGAGTTATTGCAATTAGCTGCTAATAGCCAAAATTCGACAAGCGCCACTCTTTTATGGGAAATTCACCAGCGTCTGAGTCGTTGGTTATTGGGCTATCCGTTAACTGGTGGTATTAAAACAATTTTACTGCGGTCGGGTTCGGCACATATCCATCGATCGCAAGCGGCGATCGCTAATCTACTTTCTGATCGCCATCCCCAAGATTTACTCGATCAAATACAAGCGATCGCCTTGAAAATTTTGCACAGCGATCGCCATCAAGTTAATTTAGCTGGGGAATTCCAGCCAAACACCTTACCAGCTTTTTATTTTAGAACTTCAGAGTCAACACTCAACACTGAATTCACTCACCCCAAATTGGGAGAATACCTCTGTGCTGAAGCTATTGCTACTCAACTAAAAACCCTAACTCAGCGTCAAGAATCAGCTAACGGTACTGTCAATTTCATCTTGGAATCGCCTAGCAGCGTTGCCCAACACCTGTATAATTTACTTGGTTATGGCATTCTCAGGCAAGAAATCGCCGCACTAGCGATCGCTGGATTGCAGTATCTGCAAAAATGGGAATTTTCCTTTGCAGTCTTATCTCAACGTCTTGAATCTTTCTGGCACGCCTACTGTCAAGGTCGTTGGTTAGATGAAGGAATAGCACACAAAGCTTTGACCCATTTTCACACACTGCAAAACCCCATAAATGTTGAACAGGTAAATGCCGCTGTAGGACTAAATGTATTTTTATTGCTTAGTGCTTGCTACCGTCAACAAAAAGCCCCTTTTTGTCCTTGCGGTAATCCCGCCAATTCGGCTCAATTCCATCCCCAAGCACTACACATGTTAATTGCGAGAACAGCAGTTCTCTCTAAGAATGCCTTTGCAGGGCGTATCAGTTCCCAATTCCTAGCTGGAATCAATCTATCGGGAGCATATTTGTTACAAGTGACGTTAGCTGGAGCAAATCTAGAACAAACAAACTTATCAGATGCGGTGCTGTGTGGGGCAAATTTAGCAGGTGCTAATCTCACAGGCGCTAATCTTGCAGGTGCAAACCTCACAAATGCTAATCTTGCAGGTGCAAACCTCACAAATGCTAATCTTACCGTAGCGAATTTAGCAGGCGCTAATCTCACAGGTGCAAATCTCGCAGGCACTAATCTCACTCACGCTTGCGTATTTGCTACTACTTTCAGTGACACCGACAAAGAAATAGCCACATTCAATGGCGCCATAGTCTCCCTAGAGCAATTTCAGAGCCTAAAGCAGCTACTATCACAGCACTCTCTCCGTAACATAACTAAGGCTATAGCCAACACAGATGCTTGGGTAAAAAATCTCCCCGATCTCGTATTAATTGAAAGCGTAGAAGGTGAACCAATTTTGCCAGTAGATTTACACCACGACCTAGCCGAAGATGAGACTATTCTCAGCCTCATCCCCCATGAGCATAGCTGA
- a CDS encoding DUF3685 domain-containing protein, which produces MSDRPLKLLLIDQDPIFRLGLRVALAEIPHLQVVAEVGTDTAALQVLAELAKQDPHQVNLVVLELGNSRSRNRQQQGLQLCQQLKTLYPHLPILLLSSVTESGLLLAARATGVDGYCPKGTPISELVAAMGEVAAGGSAWFEDRGRGGEGERGEIITQNSALSFTRLRHNLRLSGIDHIEAALKKVTAQLQVPGLPLIDQAILAGQRRELLAARWLLNRLLASPQEQQQPPPLIPSLSDTITTSDLQPSQITSSLLSPRALQSALFADCVNKLQFPLQNVTDIPLEIDILREDKKRELLYLILQKLSQQLDELRDIQIQNNQLDDLKDTILRDLWETTITNFFGKFSLIQIGDRHLEVVGFLLQNALVVQTEILNKIPLVIELFSYLLLQTDLQVDNTSYPVGSNEAESQALAILENLLIQVANGATQPLLNSLADLEMMKKGFYDRKLISTRDIERFRNNLSWKYRLNRYISEPTAIFESRYELLVIAPRGIAKTSIYAPRSQELAQLTGVPLIVTLILEFRDAIAPRIQSLLSFLGSGIVFILTQIIGRGLGLIGRGILQGIGSVSLIEKNLRRNK; this is translated from the coding sequence ATGAGCGATCGCCCTTTAAAATTATTATTAATCGACCAAGACCCCATTTTCCGCCTCGGACTGCGGGTAGCTTTGGCAGAAATTCCTCACTTGCAAGTAGTAGCGGAGGTAGGAACAGATACTGCTGCTTTGCAGGTTTTAGCAGAACTAGCCAAACAAGATCCTCACCAAGTCAATTTAGTGGTTTTGGAATTAGGTAATAGTCGTTCTCGCAACCGTCAGCAGCAAGGTTTACAACTTTGTCAGCAACTGAAAACCCTGTACCCCCATTTACCAATTTTGCTCCTCAGTTCTGTTACTGAATCAGGACTGCTGTTAGCCGCTAGGGCTACTGGTGTAGATGGTTACTGTCCCAAAGGTACACCGATTTCTGAGTTAGTTGCTGCTATGGGAGAAGTTGCTGCGGGTGGTTCTGCTTGGTTTGAGGACAGGGGAAGAGGAGGAGAGGGGGAGAGAGGGGAAATCATTACTCAAAACTCAGCACTCTCTTTCACTCGGTTGCGTCATAATTTGCGTTTGTCAGGAATTGATCATATTGAAGCTGCTTTAAAAAAAGTAACAGCACAATTGCAAGTCCCCGGATTACCACTTATAGATCAAGCAATTCTCGCTGGACAACGTCGAGAATTATTGGCGGCGCGTTGGCTACTCAATCGGTTGTTAGCTTCACCACAAGAACAGCAGCAGCCACCGCCGCTAATTCCTTCCTTAAGTGATACCATTACCACATCAGACTTACAACCAAGTCAAATTACATCATCTTTACTTAGCCCCAGAGCTTTGCAATCTGCTTTGTTTGCAGATTGTGTGAATAAACTGCAATTCCCTTTACAAAATGTCACAGATATCCCTTTAGAGATTGACATTTTACGCGAAGATAAAAAACGGGAATTACTTTATCTAATCTTACAAAAATTATCTCAACAGTTAGATGAACTGCGTGATATTCAAATCCAGAACAACCAATTAGACGATTTAAAGGATACTATATTACGTGATTTATGGGAAACTACAATTACAAATTTCTTTGGTAAATTTTCTTTAATACAAATAGGCGATCGCCATCTGGAAGTTGTCGGCTTTCTCCTGCAAAATGCTCTGGTAGTGCAAACAGAGATTCTCAACAAAATTCCTTTAGTCATAGAGTTATTTTCTTATTTGCTCTTGCAAACAGATTTACAAGTTGATAACACTTCCTACCCAGTAGGTAGCAATGAAGCTGAGTCACAAGCATTAGCAATTTTAGAGAATTTGTTGATTCAGGTAGCGAATGGTGCTACTCAACCACTGTTAAACTCTTTAGCAGATTTAGAGATGATGAAGAAAGGTTTTTACGATCGCAAATTAATTTCCACACGAGATATTGAGCGTTTTAGAAACAATTTATCTTGGAAATATCGTTTAAATCGTTATATAAGTGAACCAACAGCAATTTTTGAAAGCCGTTATGAGCTATTGGTAATTGCACCTCGCGGTATTGCCAAAACTTCCATTTATGCACCTCGTAGTCAAGAACTAGCCCAACTAACGGGAGTTCCCTTAATAGTCACCCTGATATTAGAGTTTCGAGATGCGATCGCCCCCCGCATACAATCACTATTAAGTTTCTTGGGAAGCGGTATTGTCTTCATTCTCACCCAAATAATTGGCAGAGGTCTAGGATTAATTGGTCGTGGTATTCTACAAGGTATTGGTAGTGTTTCGCTAATAGAAAAAAACCTCCGACGCAATAAGTGA